Proteins from a genomic interval of Crassostrea angulata isolate pt1a10 chromosome 7, ASM2561291v2, whole genome shotgun sequence:
- the LOC128193145 gene encoding histone deacetylase complex subunit SAP30L-like isoform X2 — MFGGDQSLHNYSALPNSSLTEEDSKLDNTDANTEGQAVSKKRRRKTNLWLHRPKQRNPRPSSPNEGQSGKDSMSVNGFSTEDDSRPGHDQICCLIDNSERCNNSAGNASYSKRIQKTVQQRKLKLARDDRVSHIYICDYHKNVIQSVRSKRKRKDSEDENGSIDGSEDLPEIDFFQMPVNTLRRYKRHFKLLTRPGMNKAQLADHVARHFKSIPVIEKEALTYFIYMAKNYKSRFDQKHLEHSSS; from the exons ATGTTTGGTGGGGACCAGTCCCTACATAATTATTCCGCCCTACCTAACTCTAGCCTGACAGAGGAGGACAGCAAACTTGACAATACAGACGCTAACACAGAG GGTCAAGCTGTTTCCAAGAAAAGAAGAAGGAAAACAAATCTTTGGCTACACAGACCAAAGCAGAGAAATCCTCGACCGTCATCTCCAAACGAGGGGCAATCTGG TAAGGATAGCATGTCCGTGAATGGTTTCAGTACTGAGGATGACAGTCGTCCGGGACATGATCAAATCTGTTGTCTGATTGATAATAGTGAAAGATGTAACAACAGTGCAGGAAATGCAAGCTACAGTAAAAGAATCCAAAAAACTGTTCAGCAGAGGAAACTCAAGTTGGCAAGAGATGATAGG GTCTCACATATTTATATCTGTGACTATCATAAAAACGTTATTCAGAGCGTGAGGTCCAAGAGGAAGAGGAAGGACAGTGAAGATGAGAACGGGTCCATAGATGGCTCGGAGGATTTGCCAGAG ATAGACTTTTTTCAAATGCCAGTGAACACGTTGAGGCGGTACAAAAGGCACTTCAAGTTGCTAACTCGACCAGGAATGAACAAAGCCCAGTTAGCAGAT CATGTTGCCagacattttaaatcaattccAGTGATTGAAAAAGAGGCTCTAACCTACTTTATTTACATGGCCAAGAACTATAAGAGCAGATTTGATCAGAAACATTTGGAGCATTCTAGTTCCTAG
- the LOC128193081 gene encoding protein quiver-like, which yields MKMKTLAVGLGLLLFLIPSCEAFVRCFSCSTTHDSRCGDAFAFTTTDALQCQGSCVKRRGIRDVSGVRTVEITRGCDPQTKDGCWDGSYNGISVYICACNSDYCNSSQGLFVSMQLLILLTSLSVLYITKS from the exons atgaaaatgaaaactttggcTGTAGGTTTAGGCTTACTGCTTTTCCTTATACCGTCAT GTGAGGCATTTGTCCGCTGTTTTAGTTGTTCAACAACCCATGATTCACGATGTGGCGATGCATTCGCTTTTACAACAACAGACGCTCTCCAATGTCAGGGTTCGTGCGTCAAGAGAAGAGGAATTCGAG ACGTCTCAGGTGTAAGGACAGTTGAGATTACCAGAGGATGTGATCCCCAGACTAAAGATGGTTGTTGGGATGGGAGTTACAATGGTATATCTGTGTACATTTGTGCCTGTAACTCAGACTACTGCAACAGCTCCCAGGGACTTTTTGTGTCAATGCAGCTGCTCATATTACTGACCTCACTATCAGTGTTGTATATTACAAAGTCCTGA
- the LOC128193145 gene encoding histone deacetylase complex subunit SAP30 homolog isoform X3 produces the protein MFGGDQSLHNYSALPNSSLTEEDSKLDNTDANTEGQAVSKKRRRKTNLWLHRPKQRNPRPSSPNEGQSGKDSMSVNGFSTEDDSRPGHDQICCLIDNSERCNNSAGNASYSKRIQKTVQQRKLKLARDDRSVRSKRKRKDSEDENGSIDGSEDLPEIDFFQMPVNTLRRYKRHFKLLTRPGMNKAQLADHVARHFKSIPVIEKEALTYFIYMAKNYKSRFDQKHLEHSSS, from the exons ATGTTTGGTGGGGACCAGTCCCTACATAATTATTCCGCCCTACCTAACTCTAGCCTGACAGAGGAGGACAGCAAACTTGACAATACAGACGCTAACACAGAG GGTCAAGCTGTTTCCAAGAAAAGAAGAAGGAAAACAAATCTTTGGCTACACAGACCAAAGCAGAGAAATCCTCGACCGTCATCTCCAAACGAGGGGCAATCTGG TAAGGATAGCATGTCCGTGAATGGTTTCAGTACTGAGGATGACAGTCGTCCGGGACATGATCAAATCTGTTGTCTGATTGATAATAGTGAAAGATGTAACAACAGTGCAGGAAATGCAAGCTACAGTAAAAGAATCCAAAAAACTGTTCAGCAGAGGAAACTCAAGTTGGCAAGAGATGATAGG AGCGTGAGGTCCAAGAGGAAGAGGAAGGACAGTGAAGATGAGAACGGGTCCATAGATGGCTCGGAGGATTTGCCAGAG ATAGACTTTTTTCAAATGCCAGTGAACACGTTGAGGCGGTACAAAAGGCACTTCAAGTTGCTAACTCGACCAGGAATGAACAAAGCCCAGTTAGCAGAT CATGTTGCCagacattttaaatcaattccAGTGATTGAAAAAGAGGCTCTAACCTACTTTATTTACATGGCCAAGAACTATAAGAGCAGATTTGATCAGAAACATTTGGAGCATTCTAGTTCCTAG
- the LOC128193145 gene encoding histone deacetylase complex subunit SAP30L-like isoform X1 gives MQEKSLSSVILLVVLTTRPSELSDLFSDPCVSLMFGGDQSLHNYSALPNSSLTEEDSKLDNTDANTEGQAVSKKRRRKTNLWLHRPKQRNPRPSSPNEGQSGKDSMSVNGFSTEDDSRPGHDQICCLIDNSERCNNSAGNASYSKRIQKTVQQRKLKLARDDRVSHIYICDYHKNVIQSVRSKRKRKDSEDENGSIDGSEDLPEIDFFQMPVNTLRRYKRHFKLLTRPGMNKAQLADHVARHFKSIPVIEKEALTYFIYMAKNYKSRFDQKHLEHSSS, from the exons ATGCAAGAAAAGAGTCTGAGTTCCGTGATATTGTTAGTTGTTCTTACGACACGACCAAGTGAATTATCTGATCTTTTCTCAGATCCGTGTGTTTCTCTGATGTTTGGTGGGGACCAGTCCCTACATAATTATTCCGCCCTACCTAACTCTAGCCTGACAGAGGAGGACAGCAAACTTGACAATACAGACGCTAACACAGAG GGTCAAGCTGTTTCCAAGAAAAGAAGAAGGAAAACAAATCTTTGGCTACACAGACCAAAGCAGAGAAATCCTCGACCGTCATCTCCAAACGAGGGGCAATCTGG TAAGGATAGCATGTCCGTGAATGGTTTCAGTACTGAGGATGACAGTCGTCCGGGACATGATCAAATCTGTTGTCTGATTGATAATAGTGAAAGATGTAACAACAGTGCAGGAAATGCAAGCTACAGTAAAAGAATCCAAAAAACTGTTCAGCAGAGGAAACTCAAGTTGGCAAGAGATGATAGG GTCTCACATATTTATATCTGTGACTATCATAAAAACGTTATTCAGAGCGTGAGGTCCAAGAGGAAGAGGAAGGACAGTGAAGATGAGAACGGGTCCATAGATGGCTCGGAGGATTTGCCAGAG ATAGACTTTTTTCAAATGCCAGTGAACACGTTGAGGCGGTACAAAAGGCACTTCAAGTTGCTAACTCGACCAGGAATGAACAAAGCCCAGTTAGCAGAT CATGTTGCCagacattttaaatcaattccAGTGATTGAAAAAGAGGCTCTAACCTACTTTATTTACATGGCCAAGAACTATAAGAGCAGATTTGATCAGAAACATTTGGAGCATTCTAGTTCCTAG
- the LOC128193083 gene encoding eukaryotic translation initiation factor 3 subunit F-like, whose product MAGNLVCRVHPVVLFSIIDSFERRNEDARRVIGTLLGSFDKGVVDVTNCFCVPHNESEDEVAADLEYARNMYELHKKVNPAEIIVGWYSTGSDVSEHSVLIHEYYTREAKNPVHVTVDTGLKGSKMDVKCYVSANIGVPGKTVGCMFTPVQVEINTYEPEKVGVDLIQQGKSIGNNKRTVSMVSDLTQVERACSNLQEKLTLVLEYVEEVLANKIQPDTSIGRYLLDLVNNVPKIEPEEFETMLNSNMKDLLMVVYLANLTRTQLALNEKLQTLTV is encoded by the exons ATGGCAGGTAACCTCGTGTGCCGGGTTCACCCGGTTGTTCTCTTCAGCATTATTGACTCGTTCGAGAGAAGAAATGAAGATGCAAGAAGAGTCATAGGAACATTACTTG GATCCTTTGACAAGGGGGTAGTGGATGTAACAAACTGTTTCTGTGTCCCACACAATGAATCAGAAGACGAG GTGGCAGCAGACCTTGAATATGCTAGAAATATGTATGAACTCCACAAAAAAGTCAACCCTGCTGAAATAATAGTGGGATG GTATTCCACAGGGTCTGATGTCTCAGAACACTCAGTTCTCATTCATGAATATTACACCAGGGAAGCCAAGAACCCAGTACATGTCACTGTAGACACTGGGCTCAAAGGCTCCAAGATGGATGTCAAGTGCTACGTCAG TGCTAACATTGGAGTACCTGGAAAGACGGTGGGATGCATGTTCACTCCAGTGCAAGTTGAAATTAACACGTACGAGCCAGAAAAAGTCGGGG TGGATTTGATCCAACAAGGCAAATCTATCGGTAATAATAAGCGCACGGTGAGCATGGTCAGTGATTTGACCCAGGTAGAGCGGGCATGCTCCAATCTCCAGGAGAAGCTGACACTGGTGTTGGAGTATGTGGAAGAAGTGCTG GCCAACAAGATTCAACCTGACACAAGTATTGGAAGATATTTACTAGATTTAGTAAATAATGTCCCCAAAATAGAACCAGAGGAATTTGAAACCATGCTTAACTCAAATATGAAG gaTCTTCTGATGGTAGTCTACCTTGCTAATCTGACCAGAACCCAGCTTGCTCTGAACGAGAAATTGCAGACACTGACAGTGTAG
- the LOC128193082 gene encoding nuclear factor related to kappa-B-binding protein-like: protein MSSSEESEDDNWGLPAPSSGPKMERCLLGKTELLLPEAMLEQSHIFKDVLSMDTWKNVLTEGQKTHLKTLLPTFPSDDSAEKEACLKKLFGNENFKFGNPLSQLQAKMRDGFCSPDIAKYASICRNFKYREYKHRQQRYYSKLLKDILLSRQKAYDEIQRVPPGGQLQITHNPPAKPKRSSVEHRSKKKYVRLMKEVRQECGMEETSSEEEDLAVSAQGSRKQLFKSACPVPSPEPTVPSVVHTFSSKPMLVNGDITGHGDGQPVKRQRPFSPVEVTEEDYRNLLRNHKRKKLMASQEDHPDLNTDSITLHDIMIRCQATNKSSPKEIVSPSDTNSSSVSKKKKIKSRDKSEKKLKKVLKIKKEGLDYTSQSLNYSEDESLSPINLDIKEEPLPDLFQQDNALSKIPTSYSLYTNFFSLLRDMVTEFDDGKATTAKMEEKVREWQESGSATKNVWFTLIPNWVDCVLQALKFLAGDLIDVSPPNFVPFVDYKERAQQWRWIGAGRDSDDNMAALFKHFITNRKEGNCDLYEGGPSSTPPPRSKTGYVVKSTTDEEKAQFREQEARRFMNPHKAFTYKMHNYESVVGPVKGVYTKDNSNNKAREHALLVSNRPSFVTILTLVRDSAARLPNGEGTRGEICELLKDSQFLAPGVTDAQINVVVSGALDRLHSEKDPCVKYDVNRKLWIYLHRSRSEEEFEKIHQAHGAAQKAKKSLQKPKAQKSSKVKDTPLSLSTSVSSPSLKSALSRDTLNVEDSSSLNPASPSVIQSPKSSGSPSVNQTSPRVLSNSTPRSTANQATIAALKNAVSAGTVPGSQGNVLHSQSAATIRLHLQQQQALQQKAASAASTPNKSTAKPASPSVTLGSPRVEAPQGLPHSVQLGLLQSLRGASPNITQNITSALRQELLAQHQNASSPKASPTISSPNINKVTEKITMAATSTSTVTSTPSAQLVTRLVQQMSGNQMVNMGNLLTAQRVQGPRGNIPTTLKIQGGNLLQPVGGGKPIQLAGKPLSQARGQLLQITGKGGQQLIQTPQGALPISIIPQGGGAAGVVTLSQSRTPLESSVTGGPTIQTITRTSQGNPATSSSQPKVVTPSAGGIVVTQLPPGLTLRPGGLSVTSQGKVVSGAHAGGQAGLLSQIIMQSSGVLTGTNTSQVQSIAGGVPLLVSGTGGKPGQNIQVVRTVLGQQANLKPGQATILISQPTLQSNANVIHAGQLIQSSAKGKAGSGKAPPVYARIITPPPNQKQGAGTNSPQPPAAVSVLQTVNKLISVANAAATPVSPASASPTPKTTTDTTQTITVELPSDGHS, encoded by the exons ATGTCTAGCAGCGAGGAGAGTGAAGATGATAATTGGGGGCTACCAGCACCCTCCTCGGGGCCCAAGATGGAGAGATGTCTCTTGGGGAAGACAGAACTCCTACTTCCAGAGGCTATGCTGGAACAG AGTCACATCTTTAAAGATGTGTTGAGCATGGACACCTGGAAGAATGTTTTGACTGAAGGACAAAAGACACACTTAAAg acTTTATTACCAACCTTTCCTTCTGATGATTCGGCTGAGAAGGAAGCATGTCTGAA GAAATTATTTGGGAATGAGAATTTTAAGTTTGGAAATCCCTTGTCTCAGCTTCAAGCAAAAATGAGAG ATGGGTTTTGTTCACCTGATATTGCCAAGTATGCCAGCATATGTCGGAACTTTAAGTATCGAGAGTATAAACATAGACAGCAGAGATACTACTCCAAGCTCCTGAAGGATATCTTGTTATCCAGGCAG AAAGCATATGATGAAATTCAGAGAGTGCCACCAGGTGGCCAGTTACAAATTACCCATAATCCTCCTGCCAAGCCAAAACGGAGTTCTGTTGAGCACAGatctaaaaagaaatatgtcaG GTTAATGAAGGAAGTCAGACAGGAATGTGGGATGGAGGAAACCTCATCAGAGGAAGAAGATCTAGCAG TGTCTGCCCAGGGGTCCAGGAAGCAGCTGTTTAAGTCGGCCTGCCCCGTCCCCTCCCCAGAGCCCACTGTGCCCAGCGTGGTACACACCTTCTCCTCCAAACCTATGCTAGTCAATGGGGACATCACAG GACATGGGGATGGCCAGCCAGTGAAGAGGCAGCGTCCATTTAGTCCAGTGGAAGTAACAGAAGAGGACTACAGAAATCTACTGAGAAACCACAAGAGGAAAAAACTGATGGCATCACAG GAGGACCACCCTGATTTAAATACTGACTCCATTACTCTACATGATATCATGATAAGATGTCAGGCCACCAACAAAAGCAGTCCAAAAGAGATTG TTTCCCCTTCAGACACAAATTCTTCAAGCGTGagcaagaagaaaaaaataaaatcaagggACAAGTCGGAgaagaaattaaagaaagtattaaagataaaaaaagagGGTCTGGATTATACCTCCCAGTCCCTCAACTACAGTGAGGATGAATCTCTGTCACCCATCAATCTGGACATCAAAGAGGAGCCCCTCCCAGATCTATTTCAACAAGA TAATGCTTTATCAAAGATTCCGACCTCTTACAGCCTGTACACAAACTTCTTCAGTCTGCTCCGTGACATGGTGACTGAATTTGATGATGGAAAGGCAACTACAGCTAAG ATGGAGGAGAAAGTACGAGAATGGCAGGAATCAGGTTCTGCTACAAAAAATGTCTGGTTCACTCTGATTCCTAACTGGGTGGACTGCGTGCTTCAGGCCCTCAAATTCCTGGCTGGAGATCTTATTG ATGTCTCCCCTCCAAACTTTGTGCCATTCGTGGACTACAAGGAGAGGGCCCAACAGTGGAGGTGGATCGGTGCAGGGAGGGACTCAGATGACAACATGGCGGCCCTGTTTAAACACTTCATCACCAATCGTAAAGAGGGAAATTGTGATCTGTATGAAGGGGGGCCAAGTTCAACTCCACCTCCCAGGAG taaaacagGTTATGTTGTCAAATCCACGACAGATGAAGAAAAGGCACAGTTTAGAGAACAG GAGGCCCGTAGATTTATGAACCCTCACAAAGCCTTTACGTACAAGATGCACAACTATGAGTCAGTGGTCGGACCAGTCAAAGGGGTGTACACCAAAGATAACTCAAACAACAAGGCTCGAGAGCATGCTCTCCTGGTGTCCAACAGGCCTTCATTCGTCACCATACTCACTCTGG TGAGGGACTCTGCGGCCAGACTGCCCAATGGTGAGGGGACTCGCGGGGAGATATGTGAACTCCTCAAAGACTCCCAGTTCCTGGCTCCAGGTGTTACAGATGCTCAG ATCAATGTGGTGGTTAGTGGTGCTTTAGACAGATTACACTCGGAAAAAGATCCTTGTGTCAAATATGATGTCAACCGCAAACTGTGGATCTACTTACACAGGAGCCGCTCGGAGGAGGAATTTG AGAAAATTCACCAGGCCCATGGTGCTGCGCAGAAAGCCAAAAAGTCACTTCAGAAACCAAAGGCCCAAAAATCG agCAAGGTGAAGGACACACCTTTAAGCCTGTCTACCTCAGTATCCAGCCCTAGTCTGAAGTCTGCTTTGAGCAGAGACACGCTGAATGTGGAGGATAGTTCATCTTTGAATCCAGCCAGTCCTTCTGTGATCCAGAGTCCCAAATCTA GTGGCAGTCCCTCTGTGAACCAGACTAGCCCCCGAGTCCTGTCTAACAGCACTCCCAGGTCTACAGCTAACCAAGCTACTATAGCGGCCCTGAAGAATGCGGTCAGTGCTGGCACTGTGCCAGGTTCCCAGGGTAATGTCCTCCACTCTCAGTCTGCTGCCACAATCCGCCTTCACCTCCAGCAGCAGCAGGCACTGCAGCAGAAAGCAGCCTCTGCTGCCAGCACACCAAACAAATCCACAG cTAAGCCTGCCTCTCCATCAGTCACTCTTGGCTCCCCCCGAGTTGAGGCCCCTCAGGGTCTCCCTCATTCCGTACAACTAGGACTTCTACAGAGTCTGCGAGGTGCCAGTCCCAACATCACCCAAAACATCACCAGTGCTCTACGCCAGGAGCTGCTGGCCCAGCATCAGAATGCCAGCAGTCCTAAGGCCTCACCCACCATTAGTTCACCAAACATCAACAAGGTCACAGAGAAAATCACCATGGCTGCCACCTCAACCAGCACTGTGACCTCTACCCCTAGTGCACAGCTGGTCACTCGCCTAGTTCAACAAATGTCTGGGAATCAGATGGTCAACATGGGTAACTTACTGACCGCCCAGAGAGTTCAGGGGCCCCGGGGGAACATCCCTACAACTCTAAAGATACaag GTGGTAACCTGCTCCAGCCTGTAGGGGGTGGTAAACCAATTCAGCTGGCAGGTAAACCCTTGTCCCAGGCAAGAGGACAGCTCCTACAGATCACAGGAAAGGGGGGCCAGCAGCTGATACAAACACCCCAAGGTGCCTTACCCATTAGCATAATCCCGCAGGGGGGCGGGGCTGCTGGGGTCGTGACCTTGAGTCAGTCAAGGACACCACTAG AATCCAGTGTGACTGGAGGCCCTACCATTCAAACAATCACGCGTACATCTCAGGGAAATCCAGCCACCTCCTCATCTCAACCAAAAGTGGTCACTCCCTCTGCGGGGGGCATTGTGGTGACACAGCTGCCGCCAGGTCTGACCCTCCGCCCCGGTGGCCTCTCTGTGACCAGTCAGGGTAAGGTGGTCAGTGGGGCTCATGCAGGGGGGCAGGCGGGGCTGCTCTCACAAATCATCATGCAGTCCTCTGGCGTCCTCACTGGCACCAACACCTCACAAGTACAGA gcATAGCTGGGGGTGTACCATTATTAGTTAGTGGCACTGGTGGGAAGCCAGGACAAAATATACAAGTGGTACGGACAGTGTTAGGTCAACAGGCCAATCTAAAACCCGGACAAGCCACAATTCTCATATCTCAACCCACTCTACAATCAAATGCTAATGTGATTCATGCAGGACAATTGATTCAGAGCTCCGCCAAAGGGAAGGCAGGCTCTGGGAAAGCCCCGCCTGTTTATGCAAGGATAATTACACCACCGCCAAATCAGAAACAAGGGGCAGGGACTAACTCCCCCCAGCCCCCTGCTGCTGTGAGTGTCCTTCAGACTGTGAATAAATTGATCTCTGTCGCTAATGCAGCGGCAACACCTGTCTCCCCAGCCTCCGCCTCCCCCACCCCCAAGACAACGACGGACACGACTCAGACTATTACCGTGGAACTGCCGTCTGATGGCCACTCATGA